CTGCCGAAGTCTGGATACCCGCTCGGTTGCAATTCCGGAAGGCGCCGCAGTAGTGATTATCAACTCCAACAAACAGCGTGGGCTGGTTGATTCGGAATACAACACTCGTCGTCAACAGTGTGAGGCCGTAGCCAGACATTTTGAAGTGAAGGCTCTCAGGGACATCAGTGTCGACATGCTGGAAGCCCGTAAAGACGAGCTTGATGAAGTGGCATATCGCCGGGCTCTTCATGTGGTAACAGAAGACGTCAGAACCCTGGAAGCTGCGGAAGTGATGCCAAAGGGTGACCTGAGACGTATGGGTGAGCTGATGGCTGCGTCCCACGCATCCATGCGGGATGATTTTGAAATTACGGTGCCCGAGATTGACGCCATTGTCGATATCGTCAAGGCAGTCATTGGCGACGAAGGCGGCGTTCGCATGACCGGTGGCGGCTTTGGAGGTTGCGTGGTTGCCCTGGCTCCGGAAAGCAAGATTGAAGCGATCAAACAGGCCATTGATAGCCACTATAAAACCATGACCGGACTGGTCGCTGATATTTATGTCTGCAAGGCCAGCCAGGGTGCCTCTGTGCTCTGACTCTCCCCGCCCTATCGGGCGAGGGTTCTTGATCGCTCAAGAACGTTTCTGTTTCACAGTTCGTTGCTCAGGGAGCAGGCTTGGTTATCGCATAAAAGCTCCGCAGCGGGAGCTTTTACGATGGCGAATCAACCCATGCTCCCCAAGTCTCACACAAACTCCGCAGACTTGACATCCCGTGTGCCCCACGGTAGGTCTACAAGAGACAGAAGCAAGAGTAGCAAGCTACGTACAAATACTCAACCGGAACGCTCTGCGTTCCCGCCTTATATCACCGCCCGATTGGGCGATGCTTTACGGCGAAACTGGTAACAGAAACCCGACAATAAAAAGGTATCTGCAACCCTTTTTATTGTCTTATACCAATTCATGTTTAGAAGACGGAATTGGTATTAATAGCTTCCCACGACTCACGCCGGTTCTGACCGGCGTTTTTTTTCTACTTTTTGTGCTGACTATGACAATCAAACAAGCGTATTTTGGTCAAACTTCACGAGGTGAAACGGTTACCCGCTACACCATGACAAACGCTCAGGGAACTGAGGTGTCGATTCTGAATCTTGGTGGTATTATCCAGAGCCTGAAAACGGCGGATAAGAACGGTCACTTTGCGGATATTGTGCTCGGTTGTGACAGTGTTGCTGACTACGAACATCAATCAGCCTATCTCGGAGCCCTGTGCGGCCGTCATGCCAACCGAATCAGGGAAGGTCAGTTAGTCATTGATAGCAGGCGCTATCAACTGGCCTGCAACAATGGCCCCAACCATTTACACGGTGGTAGTCGTGGGTTTAATGAGCGCATCTGGTCTGTCAGCGCAGAGCATAACGATTCTGAATCCCGACTGATTCTGCGTTATCAGTCACCCGACGGTGAAGAAGGTTATCCGGGTAATCTGGACTGTGAGGTGACCTACTGCCTGAATAACCGGGATGAACTGACTATCAACTATCGCGCTGTTACTGACAAGACAACCGTCGTAAACCTCACCAACCATTCTTATTTTAATCTTAAAGGCTCAGGCAATTGCCTCGAACATGAGGTGCAGTTATTTGCCGACTGTTTTGTCCCTGCCAATGCCTCATCAATTCCACTTGGCGAGATACGCCCAGTCGCAGGAACACCTTTTGATTTCACAGAACCCAAGATGATCGGTCAGGATATAACGGCTGATGATCTTCAGCTATTACAAGCTCGTGGATATGATCATACCTGGGTATTGAATCAGGACAATTCTCCAATAAAACAATGTGCCATAGTCAAAGACCCCGGGAATGGTCGCCGACTGACCGTTAAAACCACTCAGCCGGGTGTGCAGTTTTATACGGGCAATTTTCTGGAGGATATCCCCGGAAAAGCAGGGCGCCGGTATAACCAGCAGGATGGTTTCTGCCTGGAAACCCAGCACTTTCCGGATGCCCCTAATCAGCCCGATTTTCCGTCAACCGAACTGAAGCCTGACGAAACATACCATCACACAACGGTGTTTGCTTTTGATCTATGGACAGACTGAAGGTAAACGGGGATTCAGTGCCTCTTTGTTACAACTGCCGAACGGACTCCCGGCTAACGATCTCGGGCGCAAACTCGAGAAGAGGGCTGCCTGAGTCTAATCCGTCACACAGTGACAGTGCCAGCTCTGCGGACTGTGCCGCCATTTCTTCAATGGGATAACGTACTGTAGAAAGCTCGGGGTTCAGGTATTTTGCCAGCAAAACATCATCAAAACCTAACACAGAGACATCCGCAGGTACCTGAATTTTCTTTTCCCTGAGAGCGGTCATACAACCGGCTGCCATAGCGTCGTTATAAGCAAAAATTGCGGTAAAATCGACCTTTCGCTCCAGAAGCTCCAGTGTGCCCAGATAACCGCCTTTTTCATCTGGCTGATTATCTGCCACCAACTTGCGATCCGGCATAATCCCGTGACTGATCAGTGCTTCCTGATAACCTTGCAATCGTTTTCGTGAATCTTCCAGCTCAAGGTGTCTGGATTCAGCGCCACGGGATAAAAACGCAATACGCTTGTGCCCATGTTCAATAAGGTAGCGGGTTGCCATTTCACCCGCCTTAAGATTATCCAGGTGAATGCATCGTCCTTCAAAGCCATGAATAAAACGATTAATCAACACTGCAGCAGGCTGAGACTGCAACAGCTCCATCACATGGTAATCCGCCAGGGATTTAGTATGTACAATCAGGGCGTCGCAGCGCCGTTCGATTAATGAGCGAATCGCTTTATGTTCCTGTTCAGGATTATGGTGTCCGGCATTGATTAACAGCTGCTTACCATGAGCATTTGTCACCTTTTCAACCCCTTTCATCATCAGGCTGAAAAACGGGTCCCCAAGATCGCCGACCACCAGACCAATGGTATCCGACTTCTGATTGACCAGTGCCTTGGCGAAGCTGTTAGGCTTATAGTCCAGCTCAGACATCGCCCGCAAAACGGCTTCTTTTTTCTTGTGGACAACACCAGCACTGTTATTGACAACACGTGACACTGTGGAGATGGAAACCCCTGCCAGTCGGGCAACATCTTTTATATTCGCCACTTTGAACCTCTGAAGCCAAGACCTTAATAGTCATATTGTGCCAGAATCTGGCATCGATATGCTGCCATCAGTCAATACTCTGAAAAGGTTTACAACATGAATGACTGAAAAAGGCAAAATATATGGGGATACTTCAGAGTAGCCATCACGATTTGGTTATCTTGAACCGACCCACAAGCGAACTGGACGGTTATTTGAGAACACTCCCTAGGAGTCTGTCCGAGAATAGTCTGCCCTACCGGCAACTGCTCCTGCGTTGCCCTAGCTCCGGCATCCATGCCGTCGTGCGGTCGTAGTAAATTGGTCTGAAAATCCGCTTTTGTTCGTCAAATAGCTCGCTATTCTCCTCTCAAAACCGAATTTTTATCCTCAATTTTCTACGATCCTCGCTACGGGCGCTATTCTCGGACAGCCTCCTACGTGTAGTGCACTTATACCCGTTCCATTTTCTAAACATGAATTGCTGTTAATGCATCATTCCTGAAAATTATCAAACCGTAGACCTCTATTTTCTGGAAAAATTCACACCTCGCACAAAAAAACTGATCCAGATCAAAAAATATTTCACAGGTTCCCGCACACTGAAGGGTATAACAATAAAAAGGAGGTCTTCATGACTACAGCTACTTCTGCCTTCACCCGTGGTGCGCCCGGATTATCCTACTGGGCCTCACTGTTTGCCGGTCCCATTATCTTATTTATGACCATTATTACCCCGCCACCTCAGGGCATGACACAGGACGCCTGGTACATGGTTGGTGTTGCAACCCTGATGGCTGTCTGGTGGGTTTCAGAAGTGGTGCCCATTCCGGTAACAGCGCTGATCCCCATGGTTGTGGTGCCATTGCTCGGCATTGCCAGTATTCGCGAAGTGACAGCCCCTTTTGCCAACCCCACCATCTATCTGTTCTTTGGCGGATTCATGCTCGGCATGGCAATGGAACGCTGGGATCTGCATAAGCGCATTGCCCTGAACATCATGCTGACAACCGGGGTTAAACCCAGCCGTCAGGTTGCTGGTTTTATGTTTGCCACGGCATTTCTAAGTATGTGGGTATCCAATACCGCCACCAGCGCCATGATGTTACCCATCGGGCTGTCGGTAGCGGCAATGATGAAAGGTACGGATGAAAATAAAGAACGCTTTGCCAAAATGCTGTTACTGTCTATAGCTTACAGTGCCAGTATTGGCGGCCTTGCGACGCTGATCGGCACGCCCCCCAATGCTCTGCTGGCCGCCTTCCTTAATGAAACGTATAACATTGATATCGGTTTTGCCCAGTGGATGATGGTTGGACTGCCCATTTCGTTCATGATGCTGGTTGCCACCTGGTGCTGGCTGACCAAAGTCAGCTTCAAAATAGACGACACTGAAAGTCCTGATGCCCGCAGTGTTCTCAGGGGGCAGTTGGACGACCTGGGACCACTGACGCGTGGTGAGAAAACCATTGGGATCATTTTTGCCCTGACCGCCATGGCGTGGATTTTCCGCCCCTTGCTCAAAGGGTATGTGCCAGGCTTATCGGATGCCGGCATTGCGGTGGCAGCGGCTATCAGCCTGTTTATCGTTCCGGTGAATCGCGATGAACGCATTTACGTTCTCACCTGGGACAAGGCGACCCAGATTCCATGGGGTGTGCTTCTGCTCTTTGGGGGCGGCCTGACACTGGCAGCGCTGATCAAATCAACAGGTCTGGCGGACTGGATTGCCGATGCCATGAGCATTGTTGGCGGCCTGCCTATCCTGCTGGTCGTTGCTTTTGTTGTAACCGTGATTATTTTCCTGACGGAGCTGACCAGTAATACCGCCACCGCCGCAGGTTTTTTACCCCTGATGGGCGCACTGGGTGTTTCTCTGGGCATCGACCCGATGATGCTGGCCGTCCCGGCGGCACTGGCAGCCAGCTGTGCCTTTATGATGCCGGTTGCCACACCACCCAACGCCATTGTCTTTGGTTCAGGCAAACTGGAAATCTCGGATATGATCAAGGCAGGATTTGCCCTGAATATTATTGGTGTGATTCTGGTGACTCTGACAGGTTACTATCTGGCTTCAGCTGTTTTGATTTAAATTGAGAGCGATAGAAAAGCCATGCTAACCAGCATGGCTTTTCGCATCATTACTTTGTAAAGTTTTCCGCTAATTGGGTCAGGGCTTTAAAGTCGCTACTATCAGAATCTGCTCCGCCCTCTGCACTTTCCAATGACTTCTTCAATTGATCTATATATAGATATTCTTCTCTTTCACGCCTGTTTGTTTTGCTTTTAATACCCGAAGCTGCATCCTGATCTCCTTTATTGGGACCAGGGATGTCCAACACAACGGCAGCCACATAACCAGTGTTTTCAGATAATCCACCTAAACTCTTTTCAACAACATCCTGTTCTTTTCAAAGACTATTCTGATAGTAGAGACAAAATTTTTTATAGAGAAGTTCCAGCAACCGTCCAGGTTGCTGGATAAGGGAACTACTTAACCGTCAAGATTATTTCTGACTTCTTTCACTGCTGATCCAGAAGCAAATCAGCGGCATTCACCACCACCCTGACCGCTCTGGCTTCAGCCTCGGCAATTTTCGACTCATCAGGTATTTCCTGACGGGTTCGGTTCACGATCACAGCAGCGACACAGCCAGCTTTTAATCCGGAGGCCGCACACATGGTAAGCAATGTAGCCGATTCCATTTCGTAGTTCAGCACGCCAAGCGCCTGCCACTCTTCCATAGAGCCCCGAAAACGGCGGATAACATGCCCTGTCACAGTATCGTAACGTTCCTGCCCGGGATAAAACGTATCAGACGATGCAGTAATGCCCACCTGATAATCCGCTGATTCAGAACGAACGGCAGACACCAGCGCCTCGGTGCATTCAAATGAAGCAACCGCAGGAAATTCCATAGGGGCAAAATGAGTGCTGGCACCATCAAGACGGACTGAAGCATTGGTGACAATCAGACTTCCGGGTTCGATATGTTCCTGAATGGCTCCCGTAGTGCCCACCCGTAGAAAGGTTGTGATACCCAGCTGAGCCAGCTCTTCTACAGCGATAGACGTTGATGGCCCGCCAATGCCGGTAGAACAGACGACAACCGGTTTACCATTCAGCTCAGCCAGCCACGATGTATATTCCCGCACACTGTTGAGAAATATCGGGTTATCCATCTGACTGGCAATGCGTTCAACCCGGGCAGGATCGCCGGGAACAATAGCCAAACTGGCTCCCTTTAGCTGGTCACGGGTAATGCCAAGATGAAAAACGGTATTCGCAGGCATCTGATGAACTCCTGTAGAGTGTTATCAACGCCTATGAGTATTGTTGGTATTTGCGTTTTCTGCACTGCTTAACGTCAAACAATGCAGAACTACACAGCCCGATGGTCAGGTCAGTTTGACCAGCATTTTTCCCGTATTTTTGCCCGAGAACAACCCGATAAAGGCTTCAGGCGCTTCTTCAATTCCCTGATACACGGTTTCTTTCCAGCTGACTTGTTCAGCCTGAATCCACTGCGCCATTTCCTGAACAAAGGCAGGGTAGCTATCCCAGTGATCGGTGACAATAAAACCCTGAACCTTAAGTCTTTTAACCAGAATCTGAGCCAGATTAGCCGGACCGGGTGCAGGGGCTGTCGCGTTGTATTGATCAATCATTCCACACAACGCAATACGACCATGATCGTTCATTACATCAAGCAAAGCTTCGAAGTGTTCACCGCCAACATTTTCAAAATAAACATCAATGCCATTGGGGCAATGCTTTATGATGTCGGAACGAAGGTTGTCTGTCGTCTTGTAATTCACCACGGCATCAACGCCAAGCTCGGACATCAGATAATGCGCTTTGGCATCAGAGCCAACACTACCCACCACACGACAGCCTTTTAACTTGGCAATCTGGCAGACAATGGAGCCAACCGCACCGGAAGCCGCCGATACAAAAACATGGTCGTCTTCTTTCAGTTCACCAATGTTCAGCAGCCCTGTATACGCTGTCATTCCCGGCATTCCCAAAACCCCCAGAAATGCCTGCACCGGCACTCCCATGTCTGGCAATGGCTGTAAGTCTGAACCGTTACTGACGAAATATTCTCGCCAGCCATTCATATGAGCCACCTTGCTCCCCACCGCAAAAGCCGGGTTATCAGACTCTATGACTTCACCAATGGCACCGCCATCCAGCACTTCACCCACAGCGAAAGGTTCAACGTAGCTTTTCTGTTCCGTCATACGACCACGCATGTACGGATCAACAGACATCCAGAGGTTTTTTACCAGCACTTCACCTTTTTTTATCTTGGCAAGCGGTGTACGAACCAGTTCAAAATGCTCTTCAGAAGGGATACCTTCAGGGCGTTGCCGAAGGTGGATGGCTTTATTATTTTCTATAGACATACCGATTAGCTCCACAGGCTGAACCCGTCAAGCGTACTTTGCTTCTTGAGCAATTACACGACTAATCTTTATTTTTTTTACGGGCTCTTGGGTGTGCCTTGTCGTATACATCGGCCAGATGTTGAAAATCCAGGTGAGTGTAAATCTGGGTGGTAGAAATATCACTGTGCCCCAGCAATTCCTGAACCGCCCTGAGATCGCCACTGGACTCCAGCATATGACTGGCAAATGAGTGCCTGAGCATGTGGGGGTGTACCGAAGTGGGCATGCCCTGCTCCTGCGCCTGTCGTTTAACCCGGTTTTGCACCTGTCGCTGACTGATACGCTCACCCTGCTTCGACAAAAACATCGCCTGCTCGTCTTTGACCGGAAACGTTGCCCGAACTGTCAGCCATTGCTTAACCGCATTTCTGGCTTTACTGCCAACCGGTAATAAACGTTCCTTACCGCCTTTGCCCAGAACTTTGACCTGCTGATACTCTTCTTTAAAACTCTCAAGATTCAGTCCGACCAACTCGGACAGTCGTAGTCCTGAGGAATAAAACAACTCCAGCATGGCCTGATCTCTCACCACCAGCGGATCATCGTCACTGTTTTCCAGTAACGCATGCATCTGATCGGTGTCGAGTGTTACGGGTAGTTTTCTTGAGGCTTTAGGCGCTGACAGACCTTTGGCGGGATTACCTTCAACCACTCCCTGACGGTTAAGGTAGCGAAACAGGCTACGAACAGAAGACAGCAACCTCTGCAGGCTTTTACTCTGTAAACCCTGACGGTGCAATTCCGCCAGCCAGTACCTGAGTCGTTTTTCCGAAATATCAGACCATGAAAAGAGTGCTTGCGCTTCCAGCCAAACCGTCAGTTTGGCCAAGTCACGGGTGTAAGCCGACAGTGTGTGGCGGGAGCTGTTTTTCTCGAATTTCAGATAATCCAGAAACGCATCAACATCCTGCTGAAAGGGTGTTTTTGGCTGCATCAGATAAACCGGCTTAACACACGACAGAGTACATCACTTAAATACCCCAGAAACAGGTTACCCATGGATGCCCTGAAGTGATTTTCATCACGACTGCCCAGCGCCACCACACCCACCGAATCGGGAAAGTTCAGGGGAGACAGCGCCACAGAGCCAATATTGGGGTGATCATTGGGAAACAGAAATTCCAGTTCTTTTTCTGCCAGACGCCCGCACACCACCTTCTGGCCACCGTTCAGGTTCACCAGCAACTCACCCAGTACCGAGTTGGCAATATCGGGGTTTTCAGTACGAACCGGGCTCTCTACAGGCTCTTTATTAAACAGAATCAGGGCATGAAACTCGACACCAAAGTCGTTTTCCAACCCATCACGAAGGGTTTCTGTAACCTGCTCCAGATCGCGGCTTTCGATCAATGCCAGAACCAGACGGCGGGAGCTGTCAAACAGCCGGTCGTTATCGTGAGCAACACTGATCAGACGATTCAAACGTTGTTTTAACTCGTCATTACGCTCACGGAGCAACATCAGCTGTCGTTCATAAAGGGAAATGGCAGAGCCGCGCTGATGGGGAAGGCTTAACGACATCAGCAGATCATCCTGTCCCATAAAAAAGTCAGGATTCTGCTGCAGATACTCAGCCACTTCTGCAGAAGTCAGCTCATCAAGCGGTTTCTTGTCAGACTCGTCACTGGAAAGTGTCGGAATGGCTGCGCTGGACTCAGGAGTGGCTGAATCGGTCATAAGCGGGTTTGTCCTTCAAATACCCTGGAAGCAGTTCCAGTCATAATAACGGAGTGACCTTCACCCGGCCAATGAATGTTCAATGTGCCTCCGGGCAGATTGACCCGAACGTCATCACCCAGCAGCCCTTGCAATTGCCCGGCCACCACGGCGGCACAGGCACCGGTG
Above is a window of Endozoicomonas montiporae CL-33 DNA encoding:
- the galK gene encoding galactokinase; this encodes MKQQLTALFEKTFGAQPELFYQAPGRVNLIGEHTDYNDGFVLPCAIDYQAIIAATPRDDQKIVVTAAAFDGQTTEFELALPIESSENASWSNYVRGVATALLERGLELKGANMAIIGNVPQGAGLSSSACLEVCAGLALTRMAGHDVSLKDLALIGQEAENQFVGVNCGIMDQMVSARGEEGHAMLLDCRSLDTRSVAIPEGAAVVIINSNKQRGLVDSEYNTRRQQCEAVARHFEVKALRDISVDMLEARKDELDEVAYRRALHVVTEDVRTLEAAEVMPKGDLRRMGELMAASHASMRDDFEITVPEIDAIVDIVKAVIGDEGGVRMTGGGFGGCVVALAPESKIEAIKQAIDSHYKTMTGLVADIYVCKASQGASVL
- a CDS encoding aldose epimerase family protein, producing MTIKQAYFGQTSRGETVTRYTMTNAQGTEVSILNLGGIIQSLKTADKNGHFADIVLGCDSVADYEHQSAYLGALCGRHANRIREGQLVIDSRRYQLACNNGPNHLHGGSRGFNERIWSVSAEHNDSESRLILRYQSPDGEEGYPGNLDCEVTYCLNNRDELTINYRAVTDKTTVVNLTNHSYFNLKGSGNCLEHEVQLFADCFVPANASSIPLGEIRPVAGTPFDFTEPKMIGQDITADDLQLLQARGYDHTWVLNQDNSPIKQCAIVKDPGNGRRLTVKTTQPGVQFYTGNFLEDIPGKAGRRYNQQDGFCLETQHFPDAPNQPDFPSTELKPDETYHHTTVFAFDLWTD
- a CDS encoding LacI family DNA-binding transcriptional regulator, translating into MANIKDVARLAGVSISTVSRVVNNSAGVVHKKKEAVLRAMSELDYKPNSFAKALVNQKSDTIGLVVGDLGDPFFSLMMKGVEKVTNAHGKQLLINAGHHNPEQEHKAIRSLIERRCDALIVHTKSLADYHVMELLQSQPAAVLINRFIHGFEGRCIHLDNLKAGEMATRYLIEHGHKRIAFLSRGAESRHLELEDSRKRLQGYQEALISHGIMPDRKLVADNQPDEKGGYLGTLELLERKVDFTAIFAYNDAMAAGCMTALREKKIQVPADVSVLGFDDVLLAKYLNPELSTVRYPIEEMAAQSAELALSLCDGLDSGSPLLEFAPEIVSRESVRQL
- a CDS encoding SLC13 family permease, with protein sequence MTTATSAFTRGAPGLSYWASLFAGPIILFMTIITPPPQGMTQDAWYMVGVATLMAVWWVSEVVPIPVTALIPMVVVPLLGIASIREVTAPFANPTIYLFFGGFMLGMAMERWDLHKRIALNIMLTTGVKPSRQVAGFMFATAFLSMWVSNTATSAMMLPIGLSVAAMMKGTDENKERFAKMLLLSIAYSASIGGLATLIGTPPNALLAAFLNETYNIDIGFAQWMMVGLPISFMMLVATWCWLTKVSFKIDDTESPDARSVLRGQLDDLGPLTRGEKTIGIIFALTAMAWIFRPLLKGYVPGLSDAGIAVAAAISLFIVPVNRDERIYVLTWDKATQIPWGVLLLFGGGLTLAALIKSTGLADWIADAMSIVGGLPILLVVAFVVTVIIFLTELTSNTATAAGFLPLMGALGVSLGIDPMMLAVPAALAASCAFMMPVATPPNAIVFGSGKLEISDMIKAGFALNIIGVILVTLTGYYLASAVLI
- the udp gene encoding uridine phosphorylase, with product MPANTVFHLGITRDQLKGASLAIVPGDPARVERIASQMDNPIFLNSVREYTSWLAELNGKPVVVCSTGIGGPSTSIAVEELAQLGITTFLRVGTTGAIQEHIEPGSLIVTNASVRLDGASTHFAPMEFPAVASFECTEALVSAVRSESADYQVGITASSDTFYPGQERYDTVTGHVIRRFRGSMEEWQALGVLNYEMESATLLTMCAASGLKAGCVAAVIVNRTRQEIPDESKIAEAEARAVRVVVNAADLLLDQQ
- a CDS encoding NADP-dependent oxidoreductase, which encodes MSIENNKAIHLRQRPEGIPSEEHFELVRTPLAKIKKGEVLVKNLWMSVDPYMRGRMTEQKSYVEPFAVGEVLDGGAIGEVIESDNPAFAVGSKVAHMNGWREYFVSNGSDLQPLPDMGVPVQAFLGVLGMPGMTAYTGLLNIGELKEDDHVFVSAASGAVGSIVCQIAKLKGCRVVGSVGSDAKAHYLMSELGVDAVVNYKTTDNLRSDIIKHCPNGIDVYFENVGGEHFEALLDVMNDHGRIALCGMIDQYNATAPAPGPANLAQILVKRLKVQGFIVTDHWDSYPAFVQEMAQWIQAEQVSWKETVYQGIEEAPEAFIGLFSGKNTGKMLVKLT
- the xerC gene encoding tyrosine recombinase XerC, whose amino-acid sequence is MQPKTPFQQDVDAFLDYLKFEKNSSRHTLSAYTRDLAKLTVWLEAQALFSWSDISEKRLRYWLAELHRQGLQSKSLQRLLSSVRSLFRYLNRQGVVEGNPAKGLSAPKASRKLPVTLDTDQMHALLENSDDDPLVVRDQAMLELFYSSGLRLSELVGLNLESFKEEYQQVKVLGKGGKERLLPVGSKARNAVKQWLTVRATFPVKDEQAMFLSKQGERISQRQVQNRVKRQAQEQGMPTSVHPHMLRHSFASHMLESSGDLRAVQELLGHSDISTTQIYTHLDFQHLADVYDKAHPRARKKNKD
- a CDS encoding DUF484 family protein, which codes for MTDSATPESSAAIPTLSSDESDKKPLDELTSAEVAEYLQQNPDFFMGQDDLLMSLSLPHQRGSAISLYERQLMLLRERNDELKQRLNRLISVAHDNDRLFDSSRRLVLALIESRDLEQVTETLRDGLENDFGVEFHALILFNKEPVESPVRTENPDIANSVLGELLVNLNGGQKVVCGRLAEKELEFLFPNDHPNIGSVALSPLNFPDSVGVVALGSRDENHFRASMGNLFLGYLSDVLCRVLSRFI